The proteins below are encoded in one region of Chrysemys picta bellii isolate R12L10 chromosome 4, ASM1138683v2, whole genome shotgun sequence:
- the ADM gene encoding pro-adrenomedullin, translating into MKLVHVALLYLGSVTFLGVHAARLDVASDFKRKWTKWALSRVKRDAIPPGTFSGQVAAADVQPFIRSQDVKEDPRVSHPSSPEDARIRVKRYRQSMNGFPHFQAMRLGCRFGTCTIQQLAHQIYQLTDKDKDGAAPVSKISPLGYGRRRRSVPAPSRTQSPWLALLSSRRDSTSAAAPGQPGRLQAQLRAPSLRT; encoded by the exons ATGAAACTGGTTCACGTAGCCCTCCTCTATCTCGGGTCCGTGACCTTCCTTGGGGTGCATGCTGCACGGCTAGACGTCGCTTCAGACTTCAAAAGAAA ATGGACCAAATGGGCACTGAGCCGCGTCAAGCGCGACGCGATACCTCCCGGCACGTTCAGCGGGCAAGTGGCAGCTGCGGACGTGCAGCCTTTCATAAGGTCACAGGACGTGAAGGAGGATCCCCGAGTCTCGCATCCCAG CAGCCCGGAGGATGCCCGCATCCGCGTGAAGCGCTACCGCCAGAGCATGAACGGCTTCCCCCACTTCCAGGCCATGCGGCTGGGCTGCAGGTTCGGGACCTGCACGATCCAGCAGCTGGCCCACCAGATCTACCAGCTGACGGACAAGGACAAGGACGGCGCTGCCCCCGTGAGCAAGATCAGCCCCCTGGGATACGGCCGCAGACGGCGCTCGGTGCCAGCCCCTAGCCGGACGCAGTCTCCGTGGCTCGCCCTGCTCTCCAGCCGCCGGGACAGCACGAGCGCCGCAGCCCCAGGCCAGCCCGGCCGGCTGCAGGCGCAGCTCCGCGCTCCCTCTCTCAGGACTTAA